In Tachysurus vachellii isolate PV-2020 chromosome 12, HZAU_Pvac_v1, whole genome shotgun sequence, the following are encoded in one genomic region:
- the LOC132854336 gene encoding uncharacterized protein LOC132854336, with translation MSPCSTLLHGLTLYCCWVLLPLFITQAYSLQCYACNIQGQRYVDVGCSSPEVITCTHFYRGFKQRFCIRTESIALGMVLTSGCATSRHCHTEELPGVKIHCCDSDLCNCAPWHHKSLTSHTLYLIIASFAIVWLQL, from the exons ATGTCTCCCTGTTCAACACTATTGCATGGACTCACACTCTACTGCTGCTGGGTACTGCTGCCACTTTTTATAACACAAG cttattcGCTGCAGTGTTATGCCTGTAACATCCAGGGCCAGAGATATGTGGATGTAGGCTGTTCCAGTCCTGAAGTCATCACCTGCACCCATTTCTACAGAGGCTTTAAGCAGCGTTTCTGCATCAGAACAGAAAGCA TTGCTTTAGGGATGGTGCTCACCAGTGGATGCGCTACATCCCGTCACTGCCACACAGAGGAACTTCCAGGAGTGAAAATACACTGCTGTGACTCCGATCTGTGTAACTGTGCTCCCTGGCATCACAAAtcattaacatcacacacactttacttaaTAATAGCTTCCTTTGCCATAGTGTGGCTCCAGCTTTaa